The Sebastes umbrosus isolate fSebUmb1 chromosome 23, fSebUmb1.pri, whole genome shotgun sequence genome contains a region encoding:
- the col7a1l gene encoding collagen alpha-1(VII) chain, protein MGRSSVWIFLLSLSLSHQSVTAQAEACRTVVQADIVFLVDESWSVGQTSFSSVKDFISTIVSSFKDSVMGTEGVRFGVTVFGDVPRMRIALTDYSSLEEVFRAIRTLPYEGGSRKIGDALQFLVDHVFSAVISRDHAPKIVVMITNGPSDDQIDAAARAVADNGISLFAVGVRGADESELRRIVSEPHEEHLLLGTDYSLLETILPKLSRRVCITASEPPLPVKTSPPVEERVVGPRDLQVSELAHSSLRLTWSQATGDVTGYRLLVYPLSSSGHLPQQQIQIDLKADVSTAVVTELSPKTDYSLTVYAIYPSRIGDSATTTLQTTALPQVSNFRVIEEGLFSLRLGWTPPLGKINGFKIFIPRSNRPGFTYENLLPGDTSSHVIDSLEEDKKYSISIYAVYPQGQSETVSIVGKTLKLVQVQKFLVQNATTDTVQARWASVKGATGYRLTWQSPDGHIENINLGDNFNFYMIQGLHSASEYIVTINPIFGDIEGPVTTTKVKTLESSAVQTLKASAVSTSTAVISWNSVPGATGYRLAWGPTPEFVGRDRPRQLALNGSTTEYQLRNVAHDTEYVLSLYVLFGSLVGPGISATFKTSPLGYVSNFKVSSYTSTSIDVEWSPIVGATEYKLSWNTGDSSPKSHYLDRSVLFHRIEDLNPQFTYTITICAVYGNSEGPEISLSQLTAAVSGSRPIQAVREVKVVDIGVNSFTLSWRKTPGASGYKITWIPFLGGDEKSHVVSASSTTFTIHKLRESSAYKLQVSTMMGNREGSPVLLTARTLDLPKVNNFTALNTTDSSAILNWTRVAGVSGYLLSWRHISVLETKTETLGPGFNSYKIIDLLYGRTYIFTIRPLYGEVEGPISTVYQRILGPDRPVATVQSVPATVGPRLTTASITDATIAHTASRTTRHPVAVPPTRSITTKKPPGQPSVTEAKAAEVTSLQLTTRSAETTAPPRSVCGKTKADIVFLVDESSSIGANNFIKMKDFIFRVATYFPVIGPQGTQIAVVHYSDEPRIEFRLSDFKDRNSVLRALRALRYGGGNTKTGKGISYVLQELFQESLGMRQEVAHVLVLITDGRAQDNVVPPSRIARALGVSVLAVGVYNADLEELNKIAAPTSYKNLFYAPTFDDFPSIEREFINVICSEELLSEFKLNDESAQLDTATEDPKEQPKPQGPCTSQCVKGQKGEQGDGSGLGGLKFRQTPGQFDPFTSTKGERGERGPPAADGIPGLPGRPGRSGPPGSAGQRGPQGISGDMGLPGLTGPKGQRGERGEPGYVIAGADANFVPGRKGEPGSSGPQGSPGVRGVNGVPGLPGQLGPPGSPGISVKGDPGELGAKGLRGKQGVKGDKGESGRDGIAGLPGPIGVDGVPGLSGQTGEKGEEGIGIQGIQGPRGEPGEKGNIGLTGPVGPKGDHGEQGIQGIIGLRGKKGYTGEQGDKGEQGELGPIGPQGPTGLTGPLGLKGDEGPRGAAGDPAKGIIGPTGKKGARGDIGPVGTTGPQGMKGKQGDKGDKGSPGFGIPGQRGPKGENGERGNVGLSGKPGQKGHDGSKGDKGTVGFSGKPGEPGLRGKDGAPGTNGDPGTKGELGPPGEPGDRGIRGPLGLTGRPGDLGDKGDTGTSGLSGTDGKKGDKGEQGKPGPPGGQIVGDNNLLTRAIKGESGDPGQTGLRGETGLPGPRGPEGKPGLPGPGPSLGGFGRDGLDGLPGKPGSKGDQGPKGEAGLQRGDKGDQGRVGIAGMPGLPGTPGRPGIDGKRGLPGKDGERAPKGDDKKGDKGDAGANGKDGSQGEPGPPGLPGRHVLVTSEGATIDETREAFPIPMGPPGITGSPGMKGDKGERGLRGDTGDAGAPGKSIEMKDIEVMFEDYGIRLPLLKALIDRLLQDGIEELLRVLGTSKTTKENTETHTSNVITEHTNSLKFDLTSQPLKDTIEDPDLDGQLPGSLIVDPLNETAEGQTLWTVTTLNGEPELDKNDNKLMGSRGQEMVDGDGDGVSSLKINLTLVNSTFNYTTTQETVSGLPETVEETVLLTQEDSLKKNSGNKKKNRERGKGKGNKGRHKRQRQRLTSDEDEQEEEEEFYNGEEYSYDYEEELSTDEPSASQERENNTQLEVQTEEIPHPVNTKEEQLPTHSPAQLETLTGTSSHPLTSSIDRQIDAQVVLTTTEPLSQPVADTEKDEVSLPAPPISTTNEEPDKDVS, encoded by the exons ATGGGCCGCTCTTCTGTGTGGATCTTTCTActgtccctttctctctcccatcAAAGCGTCACAGCACAAGCTGAAG CATGCAGAACGGTGGTGCAGGCAGACATAGTGTTTCTGGTGGATGAGTCATGGAGTGTGGGCCAGACCAGCTTCTCCAGTGTCAAAGACTTCATCTCAACCATCGTGTCCTCCTTCAAGGACAGCGTGATGGGAACTGAGGGGGTCCGCTTTGGAGTCACTGTCTTTGGGGATGTCCCGAG GATGCGGATTGCTTTGACAGACTACAGCTCACTGGAGGAGGTGTTCAGAGCCATCAGAACCCTTCCCTATGAGGGTGGATCCAGGAAGATTGGCGATGCCCTCCAGTTTCTGGTTGACCACGTCTTCAGCGCCGTCATAAGTCGAGACCACGCCCCAAAG ATTGTCGTAATGATCACAAACGGACCTTCAGACGATCAGATCGATGCCGCAGCCAGAGCCGTGGCTGACAATGGGATTTCTCTCTTTGCAGTAG GTGTTCGGGGAGCTGATGAGTCAGAGCTGAGGAGGATCGTGTCCGAGCCACATGAGGAGCACCTATTACTGGGTACTGACTACTCTCTCCTTGAAACCATCCTTCCCAAGCTGTCCCGCAGAGTGTGTATCACTGCCTCTGAACCAccacttcctgtgaaaacttcCCCACCTG TTGAAGAGCGTGTGGTGGGTCCCAGAGACCTGCAGGTTAGCGAGTTGGCCCACAGTTCCCTCAGACTGACGTGGAGCCAGGCCACAGGTGATGTCACAGGATATCGTCTCCTGGTCTACCCTCTCAGCTCCAGTGGACACTTGCCCCAACAACAGATACAG ATTGATCTGAAGGCAGATGTGAGCACAGCAGTGGTGACGGAGCTGAGTCCCAAAACAGACTATTCCCTCACCGTCTACGCCATTTACCCCAGCCGCATAGGAGACTCTGCAACAACCACCCTCCAGACAA CCGCTTTGCCTCAGGTGTCAAACTTCCGTGTTATTGAGGAGGGCCTGTTCTCTCTGCGCCTGGGCTGGACGCCTCCTCTAGGGAAGATCAACGGATTCAAGATCTTCATCCCAAGAT CCAACCGACCAGGATTTACGTATGAGAACCTGCTTCCTGGAGACACCTCCTCTCACGTGATTGACAGCCTGGAGGAGGATAAGAAGTATTCTATCAGTATTTATGCTGTTTACCCCCAGGGACAAAGTGAAACGGTTTCAATCGTGGGCAAGACAT TAAAGCTGGTACAAGTTCAGAAGTTCCTGGTCCAAAACGCCACCACAGACACTGTCCAGGCGAGGTGGGCGTCGGTTAAGGGTGCCACAGGATACCGTCTCACATGGCAATCCCCAG ACGGCCACATAGAGAACATAAACCTCGGGGACAACTTTAACTTCTACATGATCCAGGGCCTCCACTCCGCCTCTGAGTACATTGTCACCATCAACCCCATCTTTGGAGACATTGAGGGGCCCGTCACCACCACCAAAGTCAAGACAT tggaAAGCAGTGCAGTACAGACTTTGAAGGCGTCTGCTGTGAGCACCAGTACTGCTGTCATCTCATGGAACAGCGTCCCAGGAGCCACAGGATACAGACTGGCCTGGGGACCCACCCCAG AGTTTGTTGGTCGTGACCGTCCCAGGCAGCTGGCTCTGAACGGCAGCACCACAGAGTACCAGCTGAGGAATGTAGCCCATGATACCGAGTATGTCCTGTCTCTCTATGTGCTGTTTGGATCTCTGGTGGGACCTGGTATCAGTGCTACCTTCAAAACTT CTCCGTTGGGCTATGTGTCCAACTTCAAGGTGTCGTCCTACACCAGCACCTCCATAGATGTGGAGTGGAGTCCCATTGTTGGAGCTACTGAGTACAAACTCTCTTGGAACACAG GTGATAGCAGCCCTAAGTCCCATTACCTGGACCGCAGTGTTCTCTTCCATCGTATCGAAGACCTGAACCCACAGTTCACCTACACAATCACCATCTGTGCAGTGTACGGCAACTCAGAGGGACCAGAAATCTCCTTATCTCAGCTCACAG CTGCTGTCTCAGGCTCACGGCCAATCCAGGCAGTGAGGGAGGTGAAGGTTGTGGACATCGGAGTCAACTCCTTCACTCTGTCCTGGAGGAAAACACCAGGGGCTTCTGGGTACAAAATCACCTGGATCCCCTTCCTGG GGGGTGATGAGAAGTCCCACGTGGTGTCTGCTTCCTCCACCACTTTCACCATCCACAAGCTGCGGGAGAGCTCGGCTTATAAGCTCCAGGTGTCCACCATGATGGGCAACAGGGAGGGAAGCCCAGTCCTACTCACTGCACGCACCT TGGATCTTCCCAAAGTGAACAACTTCACTGCTCTGAACACTACAGACAGCAGCGCTATTCTGAACTGGACACGTGTGGCTGGTGTTTCTGGATACCTTCTCTCCTGGAGGCACATATCAG tGTTAGAGACTAAAACAGAGACCCTGGGCCCTGGTTTCAACTCCTATAAGATCATTGATTTGCTGTATGGAAGAACCTACATTTTTACCATCAGACCTTTGTATGGAGAAGTGGAGGGCCCTATAAGCACCGTGTATCAGAGAATAT TGGGACCAGATCGCCCGGTGGCAACGGTCCAGTCTGTGCCAGCCACAGTCGGCCCTCGTCTCACGACCGCCTCCATCACCGACGCTACCATCGCTCACACAGCCTCCAGGACCACCCGGCACCCCGTCGCTGTGCCGCCGACTAGATCCATAACCACCAAGAAGCCTCCAGGTCAGCCAAGTGTCACTGAAGCCAAAGCAGCAGAAGTCACCTCACTTCAATTAACCACACGCAGTGCAGAGACAACAGCTCCACCAAGATCAG TGTGTGGTAAGACCAAAGCGGACATAGTATTCTTAGTGGATGAGTCCTCCAGCATTGGCGCCAACAACTTTATCAAGATGAAGGACTTCATTTTCCGGGTGGCCACTTACTTCCCCGTCATCGGTCCTCAGGGCACACAG ATAGCCGTGGTTCATTACAGCGATGAGCCTCGAATTGAGTTCCGTCTAAGTGACTTCAAAGACAGAAACTCGGTACTCAGGGCGCTCAGAGCTCTGCGTTACGGAGGGGGCAACACCAAAACAG GGAAAGGCATCAGCTACGTTCTGCAGGAACTGTTCCAGGAGTCTCTAGGGATGAGGCAGGAAGTGGCTCATGTTCTGGTTCTGATCACGGATGGCCGGGCCCAGGATAATGTGGTGCCACCCTCCAGAATTGCACGTGCTCTGG GTGTCAGTGTCCTGGCAGTTGGAGTTTACAATGCAGACCTTGAGGAGCTGAATAAGATAGCAGCACCCACCAGCTACAAAAACCTCTTCTACGCACCAACCTTTGATGACTTCCCTTCAATAGAGAGAGAATTTATCAATGTCATCTGTAGTGAGGAACTCCTCTCCGAGTTCAAACTAAATGATGAG TCTGCTCAGTTGGACACCGCGACTGAAGACCCGAAGGAGCAGCCCAAGCCTCAGGGTCCCTGCACCTCCCAGTGTGTGAAG GGCCAGAAAGGGGAACAG GGAGATGGTTCTGGTCTCGGAGGTCTG AAATTTCGGCAAACTCCAGGACAGTTTGATCCCTTCACTTCTACcaaaggagagaggggagaaaga GGGCCTCCTGCAGCAGATGGTATACCTGGGTTGCCAGGACGACCAGGGAGAAGTGGACCCCCCGGTTCTGCCGGCCAGCGG ggcCCTCAAGGCATATCAGGTGATATG GGTCTACCTGGACTCACTGGTCCAAAGGGACAGCGAGGAGAGAGA GGAGAGCCTGGATACGTAATAGCTGGCGCAGATGCAAATTTTGTTCCTGGACGAAAAGGAGAGCCAGGATCTTCA GGTCCCCAGGGGTCTCCTGGTGTACGAGGGGTCAATGGAGTTCCAGGCCTACCTGGCCAGCTAGGACCACCGGGGTCACCGGGAATATCTGTCAAG GGCGATCCTGGCGAGCTGGGAGCAAAA GGTTTACGTGGGAAGCAGGGCGTGAAGGGAGACAAAGGAGAGTCAGGAAGAGAT GGGATTGCAGGTTTGCCTGGTCCCATTGGCGTTGATGGGGTGCCAGGATTATCAGGTCAGACAGGAGAGAAG GGTGAAGAAGGAATTGGCATACAAGGTATACAAGGTCCTCGTGGAGAGCCGGGAGAGAAG GGAAATATTGGCTTAACCGGACCAGTCGGCCCAAAG GGTGATCATGGAGAGCAGGGCATCCAAGGAATCATCGGACTTCGG GGAAAGAAGGGATACACAGGAGAGCAAGGGGACAAG GGAGAACAAGGAGAGCTGGGACCAATCGGACCACAAGGACCAACA GGACTGACGGGGCCACTGGGATTAAAAGGAGATGAGGGTCCAAGAGGAGCCGCTGGAGATCCAGCCAAGGGT ATAATTGGCCCAACTGGAAAAAAGGGTGCCAGG GGAGACATCGGTCCAGTCGGCACCACAGGCCCCCAGGGAATGAAGGGTAAACAAGGAGACAAAGGAGATAAG GGAAGTCCTGGTTTTGGGATTCCAGGACAGCGGGGACCAAAGGGTGAAAATGGCGAGAGG GGAAATGTTGGTTTGTCTGGAAAACCAGGACAGAAA GGGCACGATGGCTCTAAAGGGGACAAAGGGACTGTTGGGTTTTCCGGAAAACCCGGAGAACCAGGATTAAGAGGTAAAGAT GGTGCACCTGGAACTAATGGAGACCCAGGAACTAAG GGTGAACTAGGACCACCTGGAGAGCCTGGTGACAGAGGAATTAGG GGTCCACTGGGGTTAACAGGGCGACCAGGGGACCTAGGAGACAAAGGAGACACTGGGACGTCTGGTCTGTCT ggTACTGATGGAAAGAAAGGCGACAAAGGGGAGCAG GGAAAACCTGGACCTCCGGGAGGACAA ATTGTTGGAGACAACAACTTACTGACCAGAGCGATTAAG gGTGAATCAGGAGATCCTGGTCAGACTGGTTTGAGAGGGGAAACCGGTCTGCCTGGGCCAAGA GGTCCGGAGGGGAAACCTGGACTACCAGGACCAGGCCCATCTCTG GGCGGTTTTGGAAGAGATGGACTTGATGGTTTACCAGGGAAACCAGGATCGAAG GGTGACCAGGGACCAAAAGGAGAGGCTGGTCTG cagAGGGGAGACAAAGGAGACCAGGGACGGGTTGGGATTGCAGGAATGCCTGGTTTACCGGGAACTCCA GGGAGACCTGGCATTGACGGGAAACGGGGCCTGCCAGGAAAAGAT GGAGAACGAGCACCAAAGGGAGATGACAAAAAG GGGGACAAAGGAGACGCGGGTGCAAAT GGTAAAGACGGTAGTCAGGGGGAACCAGGACCTCCAGGTTTGCCTGGTAGGCATGTGCTTGTCACATCAGAG GGTGCCACCATTGACGAAACCCGAGAAGCATTTCCAATCCCGATGGGTCCTCCAGGAATTACT gGCTCACCGGGAATGAAG ggcgATAAAGGAGAAAGAGGCCTGAGAGGAGACACG GGTGACGCTGGAGCTCCTGGAAAATCTATTGAGATGAAG GACATTGAGGTGATGTTTGAAGACTACGGTATAAGG CTGCCTCTGCTGAAGGCTTTGATTGACAGGCTGCTGCAGGATGGAATAGAGGAGCTGCTCCGTGTGCTCGGCACCTCCAagacaacaaaagaaaacacagaaactcACACCTCCAACGTCATCACTGAGCACACG AATTCATTGAAGTTTGACCTCACCAGCCAGCCGCTGAAAGACACCATCGAGGACCCCGATTTAGATGGACAGCTTCCAGGGTCTTTGATAGTT GACCCTTTAAATGAAACCGCAGAGGGTCAGACTCTATGGACCGTCACCACACTGAACGGAGAACCGGAGCTCGACAAGAATGACAACAAGTTGATGGGCTCCAGAGGGCAGGAAATGGTAGATGGGGACGGTGACGGGGTATCTTCACTCAAAATTAATCTGACTTTGGTCAATTCTACTTTCAATTACACTACGACCCAGGAG ACGGTTTCAGGGTTACCAGAAACTGTGGAGGAGACTGTTCTCCTCACTCAGGAAGACTCCCTGAAGAAGAACTCGGGAAACAAGAAAAAGAACAGGGAACGTGGGAAG GGCAAAGGAAATAAAGGACGGCATAAGAGGCAGAGACAACGCCTG ACAAGTGATGAGGAcgagcaagaagaagaagaagagttttaTAATGGCGAAGAGTACAGTTATGATTACGAG GAAGAACTTTCAACAGATGAACCTTCGGCCTCCCAGGAGAGGGAAAACAACACACAG CTAGAAGTCCAAACAGAGGAAATCCCCCATCCAGTGAATACAAAG GAGGAACAATTACCCACACACAGTCCAGCCCAGTTAGAAACATTGACAGGAACCTCCAGTCATCCTCTGACGTCCTCCATAGACAGACAAATAGATGCACAG GTTGTCTTGACAACCACAGAGCCACTATCTCAACCCGTGGCTGATACAGAAAAG GATGAAGTGTCGCTTCCTGCCCCTCCCATCTCAACAACAAATGAAGAACCAGACAAG gatGTCTCTTAA